AAACCCGGCGGGCCGGAGATTGTTCCCCCGGCATTCTTGGCTATGATACGGAACAGGATTTCCGAAAGCCGCCCGCATGTACCGCGCCGTCACCCGCCAGATCGAAGTCACCGTCGAGCCGAACTTCCTCCCCGAGCGCTCGTCGGTCGATCGCGGCCAGTATTTCTGGTCCTACACCATCGTCATCACCAATACCGGCGCCGAGACCGTGCAGCTCCGCACCCGCCACTGGATCATCACCGACGCCACCGGCCACAAGCAGGAAGTCCGCGGCGAAGGCGTGGTCGGCGAGCAGCCTGTGCTCGCGCCGGGCGAGCGCTTCGAATACACCAGCGGCGTGCCGCTGCCGACCGCGTCGGGCTTCATGACCGGGCGCTACCAGATGGTCAACGCAAGCGGCGAGCGGTTCGAGATCGACGTGCCGACGTTCTCGCTGGACAGCCCCGATAAGGGCCGGGTGTTGAACTGACGAGCGGCGCCGCTCTTTCCCCGTCATTGCGAGCGCAGCGAAGCAATCCATCTTCTCGCTTGTAGCCCGGATGAGCGAAGCGATATCCGGGGCGGTGTTAGAGTGGTCCCCCGGATGTCGCTTCGCTCATCCGGGCTACGGCTCCTGACACGATTTCGCGATCTCGCGGCAGATCTCGCCCGAGGTTTGCATCTTCGTTTGTCCCTCTTCGAAACAGAGGGCGCAGGGAAGACCGGGTGCTTGCTGCACCCGCGGTCTCGCGTGCGATTTGCGCAAACAAAACTGCACACGAGCATACAGGGCAGCGGGAGCATTCCGGCCTTCCCTGCGCAATGGCTTTACGACTTACTTCGTGCTCTTCCCGGAGAACGGCTTTTTTGCCTCCGTCGCCGGCGAGACAGATCCCGCCAACTTAACGCCAGCACCGCGGCGCCCGAACCACACGACTTCACCGTACGCTTAAGGCACGTACGTCTCGCGCCATTCACGTCCATCGCATCTCACCGCGCGTTCGTGACGATGGCCAACGCCCCTCATCCGCCGTGAGACGGGCGGAGATATGCGACTGATTTGCCCGACAAGTTAAGCGGAATATTTTTGTTTCTCGGGCTTGACACGATTTCGGAAAATCAGAAGTGATTTGCCCCGTCGTGTTATTGCGTTGCAGAATCTACGAACCGAGCAGAACTCGCAGGTCATTTCCACCTTTGTCGTCCCTGACCATCTCGGCAGGGTCCTTCGGCAAGAAGCTCTTCAGCATCGACGAGACCTCACCACGCGCGATGAGTGACAATTAATCGCCGGCGGCAGGAACCATTGCCCTACGATCCTATTGGCTTCCCGACACAACTCCTTTTGAAAAGAGACATTATGAAAAATCTCGCGATCTATCTGGCAGCGGGCGCAAGTGCGCTTCTCATGACGGCCGCTTCAGCCGCGCCGCTTTCCCCGAATGTATCAGCCGCTCCGGAGAGCAACATTCAAAACGTCCGCATGGTTTGCAATGAGGCAGGCCAATGCTGGCGCGCAGGTGGTGAACGCCGCGTCATTGTCCGTGAGCCCGGTGATTCATACGGATATGCTCCACGCGGAAAGCGTTATATCGAGCGCGGTGGTTATGGGAACGGTGGCGGCATCGGCATCCGCGCCCCCGGCGTCAGCGTCGGAATCGGCACCGATCGTTACTGAGAACGCCGACAACAGTCCGAATACGAGCAAAGCCGCGGAGAAATCCGCGGCTTTTTCGACTGCAAACTCGAATACGCCCGGAGCGGGTAGTCAGCCGGCATCAACCCGGCACTCCGACATGCGGCGCGCAACTTGCGCCGTTCTTCACAGGTGAGGGGCGTTTGCTCCCCGCAGCCGTTCCACGTACCAGAAGGCCCAGATCATAACGAACGAGAGAACGAAAAATGCTCCGCAGGCCAGGAAAGTCGGCACTGTACTGGTATCCATGACATCCTCCAGGGCTTGATCGCTTGCAGTTTCTGTTCGCGACGAACGAGCACCTGCCCGGTCTGTCACGTCGTCCCGGCTGACCACATCAAAAGTGTTCGTTTCAAAAATTTGCAGCGACCAGATCGTAAGATCCCCGGCCTCCACGGACGTAAACCTTGGCAGCGGCCGCGCATATCGCATCACGGTTGCGATCGAACACGTTCAGGAAACCGGACTCGTCTTGACGAGCATCTGGCTGAATTCGCCTCAATGCGCCTTCGTCGATGAAGAATGTCGCTTCCAGCGCGCTGTCGTGCCCCCAGAACCGCACGGCTCGCCGGGTCTGGTCATATGAGCGGCTATGATTTGGAAACTCAATCATGAGGTTGGGACCGATCAAACGCGCGCCGGCGAACCACCCGCCGCGTCGGCCTTTGCACGACCTGCACCGCGGTGTGTTCGATGGCCATTGGCTGTCCTGACCGGTGACACGCACACCGTTGCGACGTGCGGTTGGTCAATGTCGTTGACAAGATTTGGCGTGGCTAGGCTTCGCGCTGCCGCAAAGGCGATGCTGAAGCAATACGATCGCGCTGTCTCTCAAGTGGCTACTTGGTGTCGCATTACAAGGCTTGTCAGGTCCTGCGCCGAAAACAAACTACGATTGTTCTCGCTATTCGGCCGATGATCACTATATGGTCGATATCATCGCGCGCCCCTTGGCTGTTATCGGTGACTGAGAGCTTTGCGCTCCCGCCTAAACCCAAAGGCGGTCATATGCCGAATTCCAGATTCGATCTTCGTGAGTGGTTGGTACCCCCGGTATTGATGCCGATCTTTCTTGTGCTGCTGGTCGCCGCTGCGATGGTTATTCAATGGTGACCCGGCGTCGCGCAGTTTCACGGCAGAAAGAAACCCCATCGACGCTGGCTCGCGATCTGAACGCCGGGGCGGTCGCCGCCCTGGACGAGGCTCGCGAGATGCCGCCGGGGGATGAGCGCACCGAGGCGATTCACAAAGCAATGGCCTTTCGAAATGCCGCGGAGATCAACCAATTTCTCGGCCGCAAGCGCGGCGCGCCAGACCTGTGATGAGTGCGCTGGCGGGAGAACCGCCAAGCGAGTGACACGCAGGAGCAAGCAATCTAGCGCTCGCATCCGGTGAGCGCATTCCGCTGGCCGCGGGCTTAGTCTGTTGGCGGCGGTTTTATTGCGTCATTG
This portion of the Bradyrhizobium sp. AZCC 2262 genome encodes:
- the apaG gene encoding Co2+/Mg2+ efflux protein ApaG, which produces MYRAVTRQIEVTVEPNFLPERSSVDRGQYFWSYTIVITNTGAETVQLRTRHWIITDATGHKQEVRGEGVVGEQPVLAPGERFEYTSGVPLPTASGFMTGRYQMVNASGERFEIDVPTFSLDSPDKGRVLN
- a CDS encoding DUF1488 domain-containing protein — translated: MIGPNLMIEFPNHSRSYDQTRRAVRFWGHDSALEATFFIDEGALRRIQPDARQDESGFLNVFDRNRDAICAAAAKVYVRGGRGSYDLVAANF